The Vitis riparia cultivar Riparia Gloire de Montpellier isolate 1030 chromosome 3, EGFV_Vit.rip_1.0, whole genome shotgun sequence genome includes a region encoding these proteins:
- the LOC117911747 gene encoding probable pectin methylesterase CGR2, whose protein sequence is MSRRPVSSARRFADGGGIPFMGSLHSRSRSSPLLSIGLVVLGAILLIVYAYSGSGGSISDKEALSKVEGGVSCTLEVQRALPILKKVYGESMHKILHVGPYTCSVVSKLLKEEDTEAWGVEPYDIDDADANCKSLVRKGIVRVADIKFPLPYRAKSFTLVIMSDASDYLSPKYLNRTLPELARVSAEGLVIFAGYPGQHRAKVAELSKFGRPAKLRSSSWWIRFFVQTSLEENEAATKKFEQTSMKRSYKPACQVFHLKSNH, encoded by the exons ATGTCAAGGAGGCCAGTAAGTTCAGCTCGACGGTTTGCTGATGGCGGAGGCATTCCATTCATGGGCTCATTGCATTCCAGATCACGCTCATCACCTTTGCTATCTATTGGGCTTGTGGTTTTG ggCGCAATCCTTCTTATTGTCTATGCTTATAGCGGTTCAG GTGGATCCATCAGTGACAAAGAGGCTTTAAGTAAAGTTGAAG GTGGTGTTTCATGCACATTAGAAGTTCAGAGAGCTTTACCTATTCTAAAGAAAGTATATGGCGAGAGCATGCATAAGATACTGCATGTGGGGCCTTACACTTGTTCAGTGGTCTCTAAATTGTTAAAAGAAGAGGATACTGAAGCCTGGGGTGTGGAACCATATGACATAGATGATGCTGATGCCAACTGTAAAAGTCTTGTGCGCAAAGGCATTGTGCGTGTGGCTGATATCAAATTTCCTTTACCCTATCGAGCAAAATCGTTTACTCTTGTCATTATGTCAGATGCATCAGATTACTTGTCTCCAAAATACCTTAACAGGACTCTTCCAGAACTGGCTAGGGTATCTGCTGAAGGTCTTGTTATTTTTGCTG GTTATCCAGGTCAGCATAGGGCTAAAGTTGCAGAGCTATCCAAATTTGGTCGCCCA GCAAAATTGCGGAGCTCATCTTGGTGGATAAGGTTTTTTGTTCAAACCAGCTTAGAAGAGAATGAAGCTGCGACAAAGAAGTTTGAACAGACTTCAATGAAGAGGTCTTACAAGCCAGCTTGCCAAGTTTTCCACCTCAAGTCAAACCACTGA